Proteins found in one Fulvitalea axinellae genomic segment:
- a CDS encoding BCCT family transporter, translated as MRNKQGYNRLSVIMKNLFSKDNLNPQVFFGSAAVIFLITAFGAIWPKSMEAFFKQTQAWLITNTSWVYILAVAVITFFSFGIIFSRMGDIKLGPDHEEPEYGNVSWFSMLFSAGMGIGLLFFGVAEPVMHFSTPPVGPGGTPEAAQEAMKITFFHWGLHAWAIYATLAVILAYFAYRKNLPLLPRSAFYPLIGDKIHGKIGNMIDTFAIIGTMFGVATSLGYGVTQVNAGLNYLFDLPISTTVQVLLIIGITAMATISVVLGLDGGIKKLSNINMALAVGLLLAVLFLGSSMGLMKDYVQNTGAYLSDLIYKTFNLYAYEKKETWFGGWTLLYWAWWISWSPFVGIFIARISKGRTIREFMCGALFVPAAFTFLWMTVFGNSAISLALSGHAQDLVHTISNNVPVALFKFFEYFPFSSFLSMLGVMLIITFFVSSSDSGSLVIDTLASGGLEEPPVWQRVFWAVLEGLVAAVLLYAGGLGALQTMTIVSAFPMIFLILISLFSFIRTLRADYLLQNSILSHSTSVQYSSASMPWQDRVKHLSRLPSQTRVRTYLKDVAFPAMDELQKELRGQGYETELTFEQDKLMLSIDNSDEENFHYEIHVRRFNVPEYVNSEREAYCRAEVFLLNGGQDYDVFGYPKEQLIADAICQYEKHYHFLHKLTSEQAE; from the coding sequence ATGAGAAACAAACAGGGCTATAACCGCCTCTCAGTTATTATGAAAAATCTTTTCAGCAAAGACAACCTCAACCCGCAAGTGTTCTTCGGGTCTGCGGCCGTCATTTTCCTTATCACCGCTTTCGGAGCCATTTGGCCCAAAAGCATGGAAGCGTTCTTTAAACAAACCCAAGCTTGGCTTATCACCAACACTAGCTGGGTGTATATTCTCGCCGTAGCCGTAATTACGTTTTTCTCTTTCGGGATTATCTTTTCGCGCATGGGCGATATCAAACTCGGCCCCGACCATGAGGAACCCGAATACGGAAACGTCTCTTGGTTCTCCATGTTGTTTTCGGCCGGTATGGGCATCGGCCTGCTCTTCTTCGGAGTAGCGGAGCCGGTTATGCACTTCAGCACCCCGCCCGTCGGACCGGGAGGCACGCCCGAGGCAGCGCAAGAAGCGATGAAAATCACCTTCTTTCACTGGGGCCTGCACGCTTGGGCCATCTACGCTACCTTGGCCGTAATCTTGGCTTACTTCGCCTACAGAAAAAATTTACCGCTTCTGCCACGCTCGGCCTTTTACCCGCTAATCGGAGACAAAATCCACGGCAAAATCGGCAACATGATCGACACTTTCGCGATCATTGGAACAATGTTCGGCGTAGCGACTTCGCTTGGTTATGGCGTAACCCAAGTTAACGCCGGACTAAACTACCTTTTCGATCTTCCGATAAGCACCACCGTCCAAGTGTTGCTTATCATCGGTATTACAGCCATGGCCACCATCTCGGTTGTACTTGGCCTAGACGGAGGCATCAAGAAACTCTCGAACATAAATATGGCATTGGCCGTAGGCCTTCTTCTGGCCGTGCTCTTTTTGGGAAGTTCTATGGGCCTGATGAAAGACTACGTCCAAAATACGGGAGCGTATCTTTCCGATCTTATCTACAAAACTTTCAACCTCTATGCCTATGAGAAAAAAGAGACTTGGTTTGGCGGTTGGACCTTACTCTACTGGGCCTGGTGGATCTCTTGGTCGCCTTTCGTAGGTATTTTTATCGCCCGGATATCCAAAGGGCGTACCATCCGCGAATTTATGTGTGGAGCGCTGTTCGTTCCCGCGGCTTTCACCTTCCTGTGGATGACCGTCTTCGGAAACTCGGCCATTTCATTGGCTCTAAGCGGGCACGCCCAAGACTTGGTTCATACCATCAGTAACAACGTCCCGGTCGCACTCTTCAAATTCTTCGAATATTTCCCGTTCTCCTCATTCCTCTCGATGCTCGGCGTAATGCTGATAATTACGTTTTTCGTATCCTCTTCCGACTCCGGATCTTTAGTAATCGACACCCTCGCCTCGGGCGGATTGGAAGAGCCTCCAGTATGGCAACGCGTATTCTGGGCGGTTCTCGAAGGCCTTGTCGCCGCGGTTCTTCTCTACGCCGGCGGGCTCGGAGCGCTACAGACCATGACTATCGTTTCGGCTTTCCCAATGATTTTCTTGATCCTGATATCCCTGTTCTCGTTTATCCGGACTCTCCGCGCCGATTACCTTTTGCAGAATTCTATCCTTAGCCACTCCACCTCCGTTCAGTACAGCAGTGCGTCAATGCCTTGGCAAGACCGCGTAAAACATCTGTCAAGACTCCCGAGCCAAACACGGGTAAGAACGTACCTAAAAGACGTGGCCTTCCCGGCAATGGACGAGCTCCAGAAAGAACTCAGGGGACAAGGATACGAAACCGAGCTCACCTTTGAACAAGACAAACTGATGCTAAGCATCGACAATTCGGACGAGGAGAATTTCCACTACGAAATCCACGTCAGACGCTTTAACGTACCCGAATACGTAAACAGCGAACGCGAGGCTTATTGCAGGGCAGAAGTGTTTTTGCTTAACGGCGGACAAGACTACGACGTGTTCGGCTATCCGAAAGAACAGCTTATCGCCGACGCCATTTGCCAATACGAGAAGCATTATCACTTCTTGCACAAACTGACTTCGGAACAAGCGGAATAA
- a CDS encoding family 20 glycosylhydrolase codes for MRYFNTHALLSLALGLLMLACADKPDTVTSEISVIPRPINLTQAPGGFKLDASTSISCASDQGSMETATLLREKLKNATGFDFPVKNKKASKNSISLEIRKDLAKEAGAEGYRLISDSEGVKIQAAETAGLINGIQTLRQLLPKKIESPASENKGTDWTIPAVEIEDKPLYAYRGMLIDYSRHFFSKAYTKKFLDYMALYKYNVFHMHLTDDPGWRIEIKKHPRLTEEAAYRTENGLDRHCKKQAETDSTFVTTKDFFVEKDGKTVYGGFFAQDDIKEIIEYARVRNITVIPEIDMPGHFSSANIGKNVSCFGRGSGTLCPGKEEAFDYVQGILDEVCELFPAPYIHIGADEVGKWEWKRCPDCQRRIKNEGLKNEDELQSYFVKRIERYLNKKGKKMMGWDEILEGGMSPTATMMFWRSSHPDAPLKALQQGNQVVMTPNSHWYFDYPQDINSLRRTYSYDPMPVGATTEQQKLLLGGQGCMWAERIPSELRMDYMAMPRMLALSEALWTPKENKSWNHFENRIVKHFGRLDLMNVHYRIPILGNVQENNVFLDKKEVRLLTSPGNLTVRYTTDGSAPGPNAPKFDGSLQFEKNSELRLQAFNSKNRGSDVMNVKLEKEGYRIPTKPVAPQPGLACKYVPLKKGIGSVKDIMSNAKSVTETVVANVTYPENIQKSHFGLIFNGYIKVPEEGIYTFQFVSDDGGILKIAGKTLGDNDGNHGPRQKIGQIALAAGYHPIAIDYFQGGGGMNIELHLVDKQGQVRPVPQTWFYHKDSKASKTVSLK; via the coding sequence ATGCGATATTTTAACACACACGCACTACTCAGCTTGGCTTTAGGCCTGCTTATGTTGGCTTGCGCCGACAAGCCGGATACCGTCACTTCGGAGATTTCCGTAATCCCCCGTCCCATCAACCTTACACAGGCTCCGGGCGGATTCAAACTTGACGCTTCCACTTCAATCTCTTGCGCCTCCGACCAAGGCTCAATGGAAACCGCCACTCTTTTAAGGGAAAAGCTAAAAAACGCCACCGGCTTCGACTTTCCGGTCAAAAACAAAAAAGCGTCAAAGAATAGTATTTCTCTGGAAATCCGTAAAGACTTGGCTAAAGAAGCGGGAGCCGAAGGCTACAGGCTAATCAGCGATTCGGAAGGCGTAAAAATCCAGGCCGCTGAAACCGCAGGGCTGATAAACGGAATTCAGACCTTAAGACAATTACTCCCGAAAAAAATTGAAAGCCCGGCATCGGAAAATAAAGGCACAGATTGGACCATACCGGCAGTGGAAATTGAGGACAAGCCCCTGTACGCCTACCGCGGCATGTTGATCGATTATTCTCGCCACTTCTTTTCGAAAGCTTATACGAAAAAGTTTCTCGACTATATGGCGCTTTATAAGTACAACGTTTTCCATATGCACTTGACTGATGATCCGGGATGGAGAATCGAAATCAAAAAGCATCCGCGCTTGACGGAAGAAGCCGCATACCGCACCGAAAATGGTCTGGACAGACACTGTAAGAAGCAAGCCGAAACCGACAGCACCTTCGTCACCACCAAAGATTTTTTCGTAGAAAAAGACGGAAAAACGGTTTACGGCGGATTCTTCGCTCAGGATGACATCAAAGAAATTATCGAATACGCGCGCGTTAGGAATATTACGGTGATTCCCGAAATCGATATGCCCGGCCACTTTTCATCGGCCAATATCGGTAAAAACGTCTCCTGCTTCGGCAGAGGATCCGGTACGCTTTGCCCCGGAAAAGAAGAGGCTTTTGATTATGTACAGGGAATTTTGGACGAAGTTTGCGAACTGTTCCCCGCCCCATACATCCACATCGGCGCTGACGAAGTCGGAAAATGGGAATGGAAAAGATGCCCGGACTGCCAACGCAGAATCAAGAATGAAGGACTCAAAAACGAAGACGAACTGCAATCCTATTTCGTAAAAAGAATCGAGCGCTACCTTAACAAGAAAGGGAAAAAGATGATGGGCTGGGACGAAATCTTAGAAGGCGGCATGAGCCCGACCGCCACCATGATGTTCTGGCGAAGCTCGCATCCTGACGCACCACTCAAAGCTTTGCAACAAGGCAACCAAGTGGTTATGACTCCGAATTCACACTGGTATTTTGATTACCCCCAAGACATTAACAGCCTGCGCAGAACGTACTCTTACGATCCAATGCCGGTAGGGGCCACCACCGAACAGCAAAAACTCTTGCTCGGCGGACAAGGCTGTATGTGGGCCGAACGAATCCCGTCGGAACTCAGAATGGATTATATGGCGATGCCGCGCATGCTCGCCTTGTCGGAGGCGCTCTGGACTCCGAAAGAAAACAAATCCTGGAATCACTTCGAAAACAGAATTGTGAAGCATTTCGGACGTCTTGACCTGATGAATGTCCATTACCGAATCCCTATTCTGGGCAACGTTCAGGAGAACAATGTATTCTTAGACAAAAAAGAGGTTCGTCTACTGACCTCTCCCGGCAACCTAACCGTCCGCTACACTACCGACGGCTCAGCTCCCGGCCCGAACGCTCCAAAATTCGACGGATCGCTACAGTTCGAAAAGAACTCCGAGTTGCGCCTGCAAGCTTTCAATTCAAAAAACCGCGGAAGTGACGTAATGAACGTGAAACTCGAAAAAGAGGGTTACAGAATTCCCACAAAACCCGTGGCCCCACAGCCTGGATTAGCCTGCAAATACGTACCTTTGAAAAAGGGAATCGGAAGTGTCAAGGATATTATGTCAAACGCAAAGTCGGTAACAGAAACCGTTGTCGCAAACGTTACCTACCCGGAAAATATCCAAAAGAGCCACTTCGGCCTAATCTTCAACGGCTACATCAAAGTTCCCGAAGAAGGGATATACACTTTCCAGTTCGTTTCCGATGACGGCGGGATACTGAAAATAGCCGGAAAAACCCTCGGCGACAATGACGGCAATCACGGGCCGAGACAGAAAATCGGACAAATCGCCTTAGCCGCAGGCTACCATCCAATCGCTATCGACTATTTCCAAGGTGGTGGCGGTATGAATATAGAACTGCATTTAGTAGATAAGCAAGGGCAGGTACGTCCCGTGCCTCAAACTTGGTTTTACCACAAAGACAGCAAAGCCTCCAAAACAGTAAGCCTTAAATAA